One genomic segment of Drosophila melanogaster chromosome 3L includes these proteins:
- the Zasp67 gene encoding Z band alternatively spliced PDZ-motif protein 67, isoform E, with translation MVLDIKMCRFDNVPWGFRLVGGADYDYPLTVVKVTEGSIADEAGLRVEDIIVRINDTAATPLTHDEAHRLIMGSGSVFYFGVYRENEEDAYECLKKFPTSEGSLTKSPMPTISPSPTPSLSQLTETTNARTPEPEPFVPLPRELAAATMAAPAVEVDVDVLAECRQPMSEVHSEEKRGDVNGHDAPGQADEGGLPVENLYLPDLPDRPCSALSERQEIKLVEEEIAAVLSGESEVLKEHNVLGIFPKPGVCMSSDVLRSLNEEVTKTKLEKDKENRQWSTFLQRPNRPVPKSKQSLEAERRAANAYKVTIVKSAPREKSPMPEAKPAPKEATPPKEVEKKEEEPVPEEVVEPEPEPEKDEEPLPTDSEVPNLEQLPETELPDEQPEKSDAPKEVCEPEVVIQTEPGSPDGNEASDGPAGATPPAEPITPVPVKSEEELALERQLADVQRQLAALSSLPSTIQSTLDAVTKQLADLLPTIKLQQQEKQLPQIDENSGNEEQVEEGVTTATNTINTAGETEDAGKDISISGSDNPPVGPCESNEDRCDANDREVAEISRSTDDNRLAKDKKKDLDQEQKQQQQQQQEPLSEEQNFKKQKRHDVIEELEEHLVRKNNPRRSKRAFGPLVPSSERPLVLPGGRRWYRPKDAYNDEFIAETLSAQAELITGSTLGVNFMKYQKPERKIDLNRSEVYKYLNPHLDRAPVRGIEVRAPLVAAESDIRQSLQS, from the exons ATGGTGCTCGACATTAAGATGTGCCGATTTGATAATGTGCCCTGGGGCTTTCGCCTGGTGGGCGGGGCGGACTACGATTATCCGCTGACGGTGGTTAAG GTGACCGAGGGCAGCATTGCTGACGAGGCTGGACTGCGGGTCGAGGATATCATCGTGCGCATCAATGACacggctgccacgccccttacCCACGACGAGGCCCACCGCCTCATTATGGGCAGTGGAAGCGTCTTCTATTTTGGCGTCTACCG GGAGAACGAGGAGGACGCTTACGAGTGCCTAAAGAAGTTTCCCACGAGCGAGGGTTCGTTGACCAAGTCACCAATGCCGACCATTTCACCGTCGCCGACTCCATCGCTGTCCCAGCTGACGGAAACCACAAATGCCCGTACTCCGGAACCGGAGCCATTCGTTCCGCTACCCCGGGAACTCGCTGCTGCGACTATGGCGGCTCCTGCTGTGGAAGTGGACGTGGATGTCCTGGCGGAATGTCGCCAACCCATGTCGGAAGTGCATTCGGAAGAGAAACGAGGGGATGTGAATGGGCATGATGCACCAGGCCAGGCAGATGAAGGAGGCCTTCCCGTCGAGAATCTCTACTTGCCCGATTTACCCGATCGTCCGTGCTCGGCGCTGTCCGAAAGGCAGGAAATTAAGCTGGTGGAGGAGGAAATTGCAGCCGTGCTGTCCGGCGAGTCGGAGGTGCTCAAGGAGCACAATGTCCTTGG GATCTTCCCAAAGCCGGGCGTCTGCATGTCCAGCGACGTACTGCGCTCCCTCAACGAGGAGGTGACCAAGACCAAGCTGGAGAAGGACAAGGAGAACCGTCAATGGTCCACTTTCCTGCAGCGTCCCAATCGCCCCGTTCCCAAGAGCAAGCAATCCCTGGAGGCGGAACGACGGGCGGCCAATGCCTACAAGGTGACGATTGTTAAGTCGGCGCCACGGGAAAAGTCGCCAATG CCGGAAGCTAAGCCGGCGCCAAAAGAAGCAACGCCACCCAAGGAAGTGGAGAAGAAGGAAGAGGAACCAGTGCcggaggaggtggtggagcCCGAACCGGAGCCCGAAAAGGATGAGGAACCACTGCCCACGGACAGTGAGGTGCCGAATTTGGAGCAACTTCCCGAGACCGAATTGCCGGACGAGCAGCCGGAGAAGAGTGATGCCCCCAAGGAGGTTTGCGAGCCGGAAGTGGTTATCCAAACAGAACCGGGCTCACCCGATGGCAACGAAGCTTCCGATGGTCCAGCAGGAGCAACCCCACCGGCGGAACCCATTACTCCAGTGCCAGTTAAAAGCGAGGAGGAATTGGCCCTGGAGCGCCAGTTGGCAGATGTGCAGCGACAACTGGCCGCCCTCTCGTCACTGCCCTCCACCATTCAGTCCACCCTGGATGCAGTGACCAAGCAGCTGGCCGACTTGCTGCCCACCAttaagctgcagcagcaggagaagcAGTTGCCGCAAATCGATGAAAATTCAGGCAACGAGGAGCAGGTTGAGGAAGGGGTGACCACTGCCACCAACACCATCAACACCGCAGGCGAAACAGAGGATGCAG GCAAGGACATATCCATATCTGGAAGTGACAACCCACCGGTGGGGCCATGTGAGAGTAATGAGGATAGATGCGATGCCAATGACCGGGAAGTGGCGGAAATATCGCGCTCCACTGACGACAATCGCCTGGCCAAGGACAAGAAAAAGGATCTGGatcaggagcagaagcagcagcagcagcagcagcaggaaccTCTGTCCGAGGAGCAGAACTTCAAGAAGCAGAAG AGACACGATGTCATTGAGGAGCTCGAGGAGCATTTGGTGCGCAAAAACAATCCCCGGCGGTCGAAGCGGGCCTTTGGGCCATTGGTCCCATCCTCGGAGCGTCCGTTGGTCCTTCCCGGCGGACGGCGCTGGTACCGTCCCAAGGATGCCTACAACGATGAGTTCATTGCCGAGACCCTGAGCGCCCAGGCGGAGCTCATCACGGGCAGCACTCTCGG GGTCAACTTCATGAAGTACCAGAAGCCGGAGCGCAAAATCGATCTGAATCGCAGCGAGGTGTACAAGTATCTCAATCCGCATCTGGACAGGGCGCCCGTGCGTGGCATCGAGGTGCGTGCTCCTCTGGTGGCCGCCGAGTCCGACATTCGCCAGTCACTGCAATCGTAG
- the Zasp67 gene encoding Z band alternatively spliced PDZ-motif protein 67, isoform H, whose amino-acid sequence MVLDIKMCRFDNVPWGFRLVGGADYDYPLTVVKVTEGSIADEAGLRVEDIIVRINDTAATPLTHDEAHRLIMGSGSVFYFGVYRENEEDAYECLKKFPTSEGSLTKSPMPTISPSPTPSLSQLTETTNARTPEPEPFVPLPRELAAATMAAPAVEVDVDVLAECRQPMSEVHSEEKRGDVNGHDAPGQADEGGLPVENLYLPDLPDRPCSALSERQEIKLVEEEIAAVLSGESEVLKEHNVLGIFPKPGVCMSSDVLRSLNEEVTKTKLEKDKENRQWSTFLQRPNRPVPKSKQSLEAERRAANAYKVTIVKSAPREKSPMPEAKPAPKEATPPKEVEKKEEEPVPEEVVEPEPEPEKDEEPLPTDSEVPNLEQLPETELPDEQPEKSDAPKEVCEPEVVIQTEPGSPDGNEASDGPAGATPPAEPITPVPVKSEEELALERQLADVQRQLAALSSLPSTIQSTLDAVTKQLADLLPTIKLQQQEKQLPQIDENSGNEEQVEEGVTTATNTINTAGETEDAGKDISISGSDNPPVGPCESNEDRCDANDREVAEISRSTDDNRLAKDKKKDLDQEQKQQQQQQQEPLSEEQNFKKQKIAFWNRLFNGEHITRQRFRELQGLGLTMQKVNFMKYQKPERKIDLNRSEVYKYLNPHLDRAPVRGIEVRAPLVAAESDIRQSLQS is encoded by the exons ATGGTGCTCGACATTAAGATGTGCCGATTTGATAATGTGCCCTGGGGCTTTCGCCTGGTGGGCGGGGCGGACTACGATTATCCGCTGACGGTGGTTAAG GTGACCGAGGGCAGCATTGCTGACGAGGCTGGACTGCGGGTCGAGGATATCATCGTGCGCATCAATGACacggctgccacgccccttacCCACGACGAGGCCCACCGCCTCATTATGGGCAGTGGAAGCGTCTTCTATTTTGGCGTCTACCG GGAGAACGAGGAGGACGCTTACGAGTGCCTAAAGAAGTTTCCCACGAGCGAGGGTTCGTTGACCAAGTCACCAATGCCGACCATTTCACCGTCGCCGACTCCATCGCTGTCCCAGCTGACGGAAACCACAAATGCCCGTACTCCGGAACCGGAGCCATTCGTTCCGCTACCCCGGGAACTCGCTGCTGCGACTATGGCGGCTCCTGCTGTGGAAGTGGACGTGGATGTCCTGGCGGAATGTCGCCAACCCATGTCGGAAGTGCATTCGGAAGAGAAACGAGGGGATGTGAATGGGCATGATGCACCAGGCCAGGCAGATGAAGGAGGCCTTCCCGTCGAGAATCTCTACTTGCCCGATTTACCCGATCGTCCGTGCTCGGCGCTGTCCGAAAGGCAGGAAATTAAGCTGGTGGAGGAGGAAATTGCAGCCGTGCTGTCCGGCGAGTCGGAGGTGCTCAAGGAGCACAATGTCCTTGG GATCTTCCCAAAGCCGGGCGTCTGCATGTCCAGCGACGTACTGCGCTCCCTCAACGAGGAGGTGACCAAGACCAAGCTGGAGAAGGACAAGGAGAACCGTCAATGGTCCACTTTCCTGCAGCGTCCCAATCGCCCCGTTCCCAAGAGCAAGCAATCCCTGGAGGCGGAACGACGGGCGGCCAATGCCTACAAGGTGACGATTGTTAAGTCGGCGCCACGGGAAAAGTCGCCAATG CCGGAAGCTAAGCCGGCGCCAAAAGAAGCAACGCCACCCAAGGAAGTGGAGAAGAAGGAAGAGGAACCAGTGCcggaggaggtggtggagcCCGAACCGGAGCCCGAAAAGGATGAGGAACCACTGCCCACGGACAGTGAGGTGCCGAATTTGGAGCAACTTCCCGAGACCGAATTGCCGGACGAGCAGCCGGAGAAGAGTGATGCCCCCAAGGAGGTTTGCGAGCCGGAAGTGGTTATCCAAACAGAACCGGGCTCACCCGATGGCAACGAAGCTTCCGATGGTCCAGCAGGAGCAACCCCACCGGCGGAACCCATTACTCCAGTGCCAGTTAAAAGCGAGGAGGAATTGGCCCTGGAGCGCCAGTTGGCAGATGTGCAGCGACAACTGGCCGCCCTCTCGTCACTGCCCTCCACCATTCAGTCCACCCTGGATGCAGTGACCAAGCAGCTGGCCGACTTGCTGCCCACCAttaagctgcagcagcaggagaagcAGTTGCCGCAAATCGATGAAAATTCAGGCAACGAGGAGCAGGTTGAGGAAGGGGTGACCACTGCCACCAACACCATCAACACCGCAGGCGAAACAGAGGATGCAG GCAAGGACATATCCATATCTGGAAGTGACAACCCACCGGTGGGGCCATGTGAGAGTAATGAGGATAGATGCGATGCCAATGACCGGGAAGTGGCGGAAATATCGCGCTCCACTGACGACAATCGCCTGGCCAAGGACAAGAAAAAGGATCTGGatcaggagcagaagcagcagcagcagcagcagcaggaaccTCTGTCCGAGGAGCAGAACTTCAAGAAGCAGAAG ATTGCATTTTGGAATCGTTTGTTCAATGGCGAGCATATAACACGCCAGCGCTTCAG GGAGCTGCAGGGTCTCGGCCTGACCATGCAAAA GGTCAACTTCATGAAGTACCAGAAGCCGGAGCGCAAAATCGATCTGAATCGCAGCGAGGTGTACAAGTATCTCAATCCGCATCTGGACAGGGCGCCCGTGCGTGGCATCGAGGTGCGTGCTCCTCTGGTGGCCGCCGAGTCCGACATTCGCCAGTCACTGCAATCGTAG
- the Zasp67 gene encoding Z band alternatively spliced PDZ-motif protein 67, isoform G, which produces MVLDIKMCRFDNVPWGFRLVGGADYDYPLTVVKVTEGSIADEAGLRVEDIIVRINDTAATPLTHDEAHRLIMGSGSVFYFGVYRENEEDAYECLKKFPTSEGSLTKSPMPTISPSPTPSLSQLTETTNARTPEPEPFVPLPRELAAATMAAPAVEVDVDVLAECRQPMSEVHSEEKRGDVNGHDAPGQADEGGLPVENLYLPDLPDRPCSALSERQEIKLVEEEIAAVLSGESEVLKEHNVLGVNFYRIFPKPGVCMSSDVLRSLNEEVTKTKLEKDKENRQWSTFLQRPNRPVPKSKQSLEAERRAANAYKVTIVKSAPREKSPMPEAKPAPKEATPPKEVEKKEEEPVPEEVVEPEPEPEKDEEPLPTDSEVPNLEQLPETELPDEQPEKSDAPKEVCEPEVVIQTEPGSPDGNEASDGPAGATPPAEPITPVPVKSEEELALERQLADVQRQLAALSSLPSTIQSTLDAVTKQLADLLPTIKLQQQEKQLPQIDENSGNEEQVEEGVTTATNTINTAGETEDAGKDISISGSDNPPVGPCESNEDRCDANDREVAEISRSTDDNRLAKDKKKDLDQEQKQQQQQQQEPLSEEQNFKKQKRHDVIEELEEHLVRKNNPRRSKRAFGPLVPSSERPLVLPGGRRWYRPKDAYNDEFIAETLSAQAELITGSTLGVNFMKYQKPERKIDLNRSEVYKYLNPHLDRAPVRGIEVRAPLVAAESDIRQSLQS; this is translated from the exons ATGGTGCTCGACATTAAGATGTGCCGATTTGATAATGTGCCCTGGGGCTTTCGCCTGGTGGGCGGGGCGGACTACGATTATCCGCTGACGGTGGTTAAG GTGACCGAGGGCAGCATTGCTGACGAGGCTGGACTGCGGGTCGAGGATATCATCGTGCGCATCAATGACacggctgccacgccccttacCCACGACGAGGCCCACCGCCTCATTATGGGCAGTGGAAGCGTCTTCTATTTTGGCGTCTACCG GGAGAACGAGGAGGACGCTTACGAGTGCCTAAAGAAGTTTCCCACGAGCGAGGGTTCGTTGACCAAGTCACCAATGCCGACCATTTCACCGTCGCCGACTCCATCGCTGTCCCAGCTGACGGAAACCACAAATGCCCGTACTCCGGAACCGGAGCCATTCGTTCCGCTACCCCGGGAACTCGCTGCTGCGACTATGGCGGCTCCTGCTGTGGAAGTGGACGTGGATGTCCTGGCGGAATGTCGCCAACCCATGTCGGAAGTGCATTCGGAAGAGAAACGAGGGGATGTGAATGGGCATGATGCACCAGGCCAGGCAGATGAAGGAGGCCTTCCCGTCGAGAATCTCTACTTGCCCGATTTACCCGATCGTCCGTGCTCGGCGCTGTCCGAAAGGCAGGAAATTAAGCTGGTGGAGGAGGAAATTGCAGCCGTGCTGTCCGGCGAGTCGGAGGTGCTCAAGGAGCACAATGTCCTTGG CGTCAATTTCTATAGGATCTTCCCAAAGCCGGGCGTCTGCATGTCCAGCGACGTACTGCGCTCCCTCAACGAGGAGGTGACCAAGACCAAGCTGGAGAAGGACAAGGAGAACCGTCAATGGTCCACTTTCCTGCAGCGTCCCAATCGCCCCGTTCCCAAGAGCAAGCAATCCCTGGAGGCGGAACGACGGGCGGCCAATGCCTACAAGGTGACGATTGTTAAGTCGGCGCCACGGGAAAAGTCGCCAATG CCGGAAGCTAAGCCGGCGCCAAAAGAAGCAACGCCACCCAAGGAAGTGGAGAAGAAGGAAGAGGAACCAGTGCcggaggaggtggtggagcCCGAACCGGAGCCCGAAAAGGATGAGGAACCACTGCCCACGGACAGTGAGGTGCCGAATTTGGAGCAACTTCCCGAGACCGAATTGCCGGACGAGCAGCCGGAGAAGAGTGATGCCCCCAAGGAGGTTTGCGAGCCGGAAGTGGTTATCCAAACAGAACCGGGCTCACCCGATGGCAACGAAGCTTCCGATGGTCCAGCAGGAGCAACCCCACCGGCGGAACCCATTACTCCAGTGCCAGTTAAAAGCGAGGAGGAATTGGCCCTGGAGCGCCAGTTGGCAGATGTGCAGCGACAACTGGCCGCCCTCTCGTCACTGCCCTCCACCATTCAGTCCACCCTGGATGCAGTGACCAAGCAGCTGGCCGACTTGCTGCCCACCAttaagctgcagcagcaggagaagcAGTTGCCGCAAATCGATGAAAATTCAGGCAACGAGGAGCAGGTTGAGGAAGGGGTGACCACTGCCACCAACACCATCAACACCGCAGGCGAAACAGAGGATGCAG GCAAGGACATATCCATATCTGGAAGTGACAACCCACCGGTGGGGCCATGTGAGAGTAATGAGGATAGATGCGATGCCAATGACCGGGAAGTGGCGGAAATATCGCGCTCCACTGACGACAATCGCCTGGCCAAGGACAAGAAAAAGGATCTGGatcaggagcagaagcagcagcagcagcagcagcaggaaccTCTGTCCGAGGAGCAGAACTTCAAGAAGCAGAAG AGACACGATGTCATTGAGGAGCTCGAGGAGCATTTGGTGCGCAAAAACAATCCCCGGCGGTCGAAGCGGGCCTTTGGGCCATTGGTCCCATCCTCGGAGCGTCCGTTGGTCCTTCCCGGCGGACGGCGCTGGTACCGTCCCAAGGATGCCTACAACGATGAGTTCATTGCCGAGACCCTGAGCGCCCAGGCGGAGCTCATCACGGGCAGCACTCTCGG GGTCAACTTCATGAAGTACCAGAAGCCGGAGCGCAAAATCGATCTGAATCGCAGCGAGGTGTACAAGTATCTCAATCCGCATCTGGACAGGGCGCCCGTGCGTGGCATCGAGGTGCGTGCTCCTCTGGTGGCCGCCGAGTCCGACATTCGCCAGTCACTGCAATCGTAG
- the Zasp67 gene encoding Z band alternatively spliced PDZ-motif protein 67, isoform D has protein sequence MVLDIKMCRFDNVPWGFRLVGGADYDYPLTVVKVTEGSIADEAGLRVEDIIVRINDTAATPLTHDEAHRLIMGSGSVFYFGVYRENEEDAYECLKKFPTSEGSLTKSPMPTISPSPTPSLSQLTETTNARTPEPEPFVPLPRELAAATMAAPAVEVDVDVLAECRQPMSEVHSEEKRGDVNGHDAPGQADEGGLPVENLYLPDLPDRPCSALSERQEIKLVEEEIAAVLSGESEVLKEHNVLGIFPKPGVCMSSDVLRSLNEEVTKTKLEKDKENRQWSTFLQRPNRPVPKSKQSLEAERRAANAYKVTIVKSAPREKSPMPEAKPAPKEATPPKEVEKKEEEPVPEEVVEPEPEPEKDEEPLPTDSEVPNLEQLPETELPDEQPEKSDAPKEVCEPEVVIQTEPGSPDGNEASDGPAGATPPAEPITPVPVKSEEELALERQLADVQRQLAALSSLPSTIQSTLDAVTKQLADLLPTIKLQQQEKQLPQIDENSGNEEQVEEGVTTATNTINTAGETEDAGKDISISGSDNPPVGPCESNEDRCDANDREVAEISRSTDDNRLAKDKKKDLDQEQKQQQQQQQEPLSEEQNFKKQKHNVRFQT, from the exons ATGGTGCTCGACATTAAGATGTGCCGATTTGATAATGTGCCCTGGGGCTTTCGCCTGGTGGGCGGGGCGGACTACGATTATCCGCTGACGGTGGTTAAG GTGACCGAGGGCAGCATTGCTGACGAGGCTGGACTGCGGGTCGAGGATATCATCGTGCGCATCAATGACacggctgccacgccccttacCCACGACGAGGCCCACCGCCTCATTATGGGCAGTGGAAGCGTCTTCTATTTTGGCGTCTACCG GGAGAACGAGGAGGACGCTTACGAGTGCCTAAAGAAGTTTCCCACGAGCGAGGGTTCGTTGACCAAGTCACCAATGCCGACCATTTCACCGTCGCCGACTCCATCGCTGTCCCAGCTGACGGAAACCACAAATGCCCGTACTCCGGAACCGGAGCCATTCGTTCCGCTACCCCGGGAACTCGCTGCTGCGACTATGGCGGCTCCTGCTGTGGAAGTGGACGTGGATGTCCTGGCGGAATGTCGCCAACCCATGTCGGAAGTGCATTCGGAAGAGAAACGAGGGGATGTGAATGGGCATGATGCACCAGGCCAGGCAGATGAAGGAGGCCTTCCCGTCGAGAATCTCTACTTGCCCGATTTACCCGATCGTCCGTGCTCGGCGCTGTCCGAAAGGCAGGAAATTAAGCTGGTGGAGGAGGAAATTGCAGCCGTGCTGTCCGGCGAGTCGGAGGTGCTCAAGGAGCACAATGTCCTTGG GATCTTCCCAAAGCCGGGCGTCTGCATGTCCAGCGACGTACTGCGCTCCCTCAACGAGGAGGTGACCAAGACCAAGCTGGAGAAGGACAAGGAGAACCGTCAATGGTCCACTTTCCTGCAGCGTCCCAATCGCCCCGTTCCCAAGAGCAAGCAATCCCTGGAGGCGGAACGACGGGCGGCCAATGCCTACAAGGTGACGATTGTTAAGTCGGCGCCACGGGAAAAGTCGCCAATG CCGGAAGCTAAGCCGGCGCCAAAAGAAGCAACGCCACCCAAGGAAGTGGAGAAGAAGGAAGAGGAACCAGTGCcggaggaggtggtggagcCCGAACCGGAGCCCGAAAAGGATGAGGAACCACTGCCCACGGACAGTGAGGTGCCGAATTTGGAGCAACTTCCCGAGACCGAATTGCCGGACGAGCAGCCGGAGAAGAGTGATGCCCCCAAGGAGGTTTGCGAGCCGGAAGTGGTTATCCAAACAGAACCGGGCTCACCCGATGGCAACGAAGCTTCCGATGGTCCAGCAGGAGCAACCCCACCGGCGGAACCCATTACTCCAGTGCCAGTTAAAAGCGAGGAGGAATTGGCCCTGGAGCGCCAGTTGGCAGATGTGCAGCGACAACTGGCCGCCCTCTCGTCACTGCCCTCCACCATTCAGTCCACCCTGGATGCAGTGACCAAGCAGCTGGCCGACTTGCTGCCCACCAttaagctgcagcagcaggagaagcAGTTGCCGCAAATCGATGAAAATTCAGGCAACGAGGAGCAGGTTGAGGAAGGGGTGACCACTGCCACCAACACCATCAACACCGCAGGCGAAACAGAGGATGCAG GCAAGGACATATCCATATCTGGAAGTGACAACCCACCGGTGGGGCCATGTGAGAGTAATGAGGATAGATGCGATGCCAATGACCGGGAAGTGGCGGAAATATCGCGCTCCACTGACGACAATCGCCTGGCCAAGGACAAGAAAAAGGATCTGGatcaggagcagaagcagcagcagcagcagcagcaggaaccTCTGTCCGAGGAGCAGAACTTCAAGAAGCAGAAG CATAATGTGCGCTTCCAAACGTAG
- the Ilp1 gene encoding Insulin-like peptide 1, whose product MFSQHNGAAVHGLRLQSLLIAAMLTAAMAMVTPTGSGHQLLPPGNHKLCGPALSDAMDVVCPHGFNTLPRKRESLLGNSDDDEDTEQEVQDDSSMWQTLDGAGYSFSPLLTNLYGSEVLIKMRRHRRHLTGGVYDECCVKTCSYLELAIYCLPK is encoded by the coding sequence ATGTTTAGCCAGCACAACGGTGCAGCAGTACATGGCCTTCGGCTCCAGTCGCTGCTCATCGCAGCCATGCTCACCGCTGCAATGGCAATGGTCACGCCGACTGGCAGTGGTCACCAGTTGCTGCCCCCCGGAAACCACAAACTCTGCGGCCCCGCACTGTCCGATGCCATGGATGTGGTGTGTCCCCATGGCTTTAATACGCTGCCAAGGAAACGTGAAAGCTTGCTGGGCAAcagcgacgacgacgaggacaCGGAGCAGGAGGTGCAGGATGATAGCAGCATGTGGCAGACACTGGACGGGGCAGGATACTCTTTTAGTCCACTGCTAACCAATCTGTACGGATCCGAGGTCCTGATCAAGATGCGTCGCCACAGGAGACACCTGACCGGTGGCGTCTACGACGAGTGCTGCGTCAAGACCTGCAGCTACTTGGAGTTAGCCATCTACTGTCTACCGAAATAG
- the Ilp2 gene encoding Insulin-like peptide 2 has translation MSKPLSFISMVAVILLASSTVKLAQGTLCSEKLNEVLSMVCEEYNPVIPHKRAMPGADSDLDALNPLQFVQEFEEEDNSISEPLRSALFPGSYLGGVLNSLAEVRRRTRQRQGIVERCCKKSCDMKALREYCSVVRN, from the exons ATGAGCAAGCCTTTGTCCTTCATCTCGATGGTGGCCGTGATTTTGCTGGCCAGCTCCACAGTGAAGTTGGCCCAAGGAACGCTCTGCAGTGAAAAGCTCAACGAGGTGCTGAGTATGGTGTGCGAGGAGTATAATCCCGTGATTCCACACAAGCGCGCCATGC CCGGTGCCGACAGCGATCTGGACGCCCTCAATCCCCTGCAGTTTGTCCAGGAGTTCGAGGAGGAGGATAACTCGATATCGGAACCGCTGCGAAGTGCCCTCTTTCCTGGGAGCTATCTTGGGGGTGTACTCAATTCCCTGGCTGAAGTCCGGAGGCGAACTCGCCAACGGCAAGGAATCGTGGAGAGGTGCTGCAAAAAGTCCTGTGATATGAAGGCTCTGCGGGAGTACTGCTCCGTGGTCAGAAATTAG